ACGAGTGGCTGTGTATATTGCATTGGGTAAGCCGCGTGAGGCCCCCGACATAGCGATGCCGCCTGAGCCCAAAGATGGCACTGAGCTATGGACTTTTCTCGGGAATCTAGAAGAGAGCGAAATGCTTTCGGTGCGCTTTCGTTCGACCTACGACGCAGTGCTGATGCGCGTAGAAAATGGGGAGACTTTAGAGGTGTATTTCAGAGACGGGGCCGTGGAAACGATACAGCATTTGAAAGTAAAGCCCGAGACCGCTCAGATCTGGGAATAGGCACTTCATGACAAAATCGCTGCAAAAGCGAAGTCGCTGCTAGACTCCCCGCACGAAGGTTCTAAGTTCGCGGCATGTTTAGGACTGAACATGACACTATGGGCCCCGTCGACGTCCCTGCGGACAAATACTGGGGCGCTCAAACCCAACGCTCAATTAAGAACTTTCCGATCGGACCGGCTGCGTCGATGCCGATCGAAATCATCCATGCCTTTGGTTATCTCAAAAAGGCTGCTGCCCTCACCAACGCACAGCTAGGGGTTATGCCACAGGAAAAGGCAGACTTAATAGCAAAAGCTTGCGACGAGATCATCGCTGGTGAGTTAGATGACCAATTTCCGCTCGTTGTCTGGCAGACCGGATCAGGCACGCAGTCCAACATGAATAGCAATGAAGTGGTAGCAAACCGTTGCCATGTGCTTGAGGGGAACGCATTGGGTGAGGGCGAACGCGCCATTCACCCCAATGACGACGTCAACAAATCACAGTCGTCGAATGATACATTCCCCACCGCGATGCACATCGCAGCGTATAAAATATTGATCGAGCAAACCATGCCTAAGGTGCGGACACTGCGGGATACCTTGGCAGCGAAGTCCGAGGCTATGAAGAACGTGGTTAAGATAGGCCGTACGCATTGGATGGATGCCACACCGCTCACACTCGGTCAGGAGTTTTCTGGCTACGTCGCCCAGCTAGATCATGGGTTGAAAGCCGTCGAAAACACCCTGCCTCACCTGGCTGAGCTGGCTCTCGGTGGCACCGCTGTGGGCACTGGGATTAATTCACCCGTGGGCTATGCTGAAAAGGTAGCTGAACAGATCGCGGCCCTCACCGGGCTGCCTTTCGTGACTGCTCCCAATAAATTTGAATCGCTCGCCGCACACGACGCCATTGTCGAAGCCCACAGTGCGCTCAAGCGCTTAGCAGTCAGCACCATGAAGATTGCCAACGATATCCGCATGCTGGCCTCGGGGCCGCGCTCAGGAATCGGCGAGCTGGTCATTCCTGCCAACGAGCCTGGCTCTTCAATCATGCCAGGCAAAGTCAACCCTACTCAATGTGAAGCGATCACGATGGTGTGTGCTCAAGTCATGGGGAATGATACGACCATCACCGTCGCTGGCTCGAACGGACATTTTGAGCTCAACGTCTTCAAACCTGTCATGGTGAATGCCTTCTTGCAGTCAGCCACTCTCCTCGGTGATGCCTGCCAAGCCTTCAACGATCACTGTGCCGTGGGTATCGAGCCCAACCTTGAGCGCATTGGCGAGCATGTCAGCAATTCGCTGATGCTTGTGACTGCGCTTAACCGCCACATCGGCTATGACAACGCAGCGAAGATCGCCAAAAAAGCCCATGCCGAAGGCACATCACTCAAAGAAGCAGCTCTCGCCCTCAAGCTTCTCACCGAAGAACAATTCGACGCGTGGGTGGTGCCCGGCGATATGATCGGGTCTTTCTAATAACATCCTACACGATCGATTGGTAAAAGCTACCCA
The nucleotide sequence above comes from Opitutales bacterium. Encoded proteins:
- the fumC gene encoding class II fumarate hydratase gives rise to the protein MFRTEHDTMGPVDVPADKYWGAQTQRSIKNFPIGPAASMPIEIIHAFGYLKKAAALTNAQLGVMPQEKADLIAKACDEIIAGELDDQFPLVVWQTGSGTQSNMNSNEVVANRCHVLEGNALGEGERAIHPNDDVNKSQSSNDTFPTAMHIAAYKILIEQTMPKVRTLRDTLAAKSEAMKNVVKIGRTHWMDATPLTLGQEFSGYVAQLDHGLKAVENTLPHLAELALGGTAVGTGINSPVGYAEKVAEQIAALTGLPFVTAPNKFESLAAHDAIVEAHSALKRLAVSTMKIANDIRMLASGPRSGIGELVIPANEPGSSIMPGKVNPTQCEAITMVCAQVMGNDTTITVAGSNGHFELNVFKPVMVNAFLQSATLLGDACQAFNDHCAVGIEPNLERIGEHVSNSLMLVTALNRHIGYDNAAKIAKKAHAEGTSLKEAALALKLLTEEQFDAWVVPGDMIGSF